The DNA region CGTAATGCCCAAAATACAACTTCTCGAAAATGGGGCTAAAATTTACAGACTTCTAGTAATAGACTATAACAACTTTCTCCTTGAGTTTGCAGATTCCTGATGGCATCTACAGTACCGCTCAGATATACGTTAACCGAAAAACGCACATAAACGCACAACATATATTAATTATATGCATGTGCATTAGCCGTGAATGTTTCCTAGAGAGCTACTCATCAAAAGCACATGTACTTGAGACGTTTTACGGTGCAACTCAGAAAAACGTGAAcactttgctttgattttgacAGACCATTTGTGTATCTACTAAATACTATAAAGGTCATGAAACGCAAGCGAACCTGAACCACAAACAAATTACCCTTGGCGTTCGCGTTCTCCTGTTTGCGTGATTAGCGCTTCCCTAGAAACAAAATCACAATCCCAAAAATATTTGTGGTGTTCATAGTTTCTGAGTTTTCCACTAACATCAGAAATTTTAAATCTATAAACCGCTATAAGAAACCATAAGTTTGTAGATCAATTAATTTAAGCACAGCAAACCTTATTAACTCCTCCCTTTAGTTTCGGAATGACAGCACAAGCTGTTACACGGTCTTTCCAGCTATTGCTGTTTAGCAATTCTGCAATTAATGACTGAACAACATCcttcaaaaaggaaagaaaaaaaaagatctacATGTTATTTACTTCAAGGGTTGTTCGAAGAACAAAGCAATATGTATCCAGTTTATagtttttatcaaataaaatggTTAAGTTACAATTTCTCTTTCACGTATACACGAGTTAATATATGAGTAGTCACAGGACCCACAGTTTAGTCTAATACACGTACTATACGCGTTTTACTCGGAAGTTTTAGATCGCTTATCTTTAAGCTGAATAGCACATACAGTACTCTTTTCAGCTCTACCagatttattattaaaatagGTACTCCTTCTTCATAACATTTTAATGACTTACGTacagaaaacacaaaatttatcCAACAGAATTTGAAGTTTCATAACTAAACGTCTTTACACCAATTATACTCTGAAAACTCACCGACTGCTGACTCAGCTTTGCTAACAAAGTTCCTGCCTTTTCTGTTCTCACAGCGTTATCAGCATGCAGGTGATTTACAAGCTCAACGATGATTTTATCTGTGATTACTCCACTCAGCGCTAAGCACTGTGTCGCTGCCCACTTTTCAGGGGGGCCTCCGTGCTCCATGGCCCATAAAAGAATGGATTTAGCCTGATAAGTGATTTATAAGATTTCAATGAATAACAAAATTATCCTCATACAAATGTAGGTAAATTGACAACAACCACAGGGTTCTTATATTAAATTATCAGACACTATCAACAGCAGACGTTTTAATCACGCCATAACATTGACTGCACAGTACCGATGTGGTGCGGGTAATCTGCCGGGCAGCTGGTGCAGGTAAAAAAGCTGTACCCTCTAAAGTGAAATAGAGAATACTACACCGCTGCgcatggaaaaaatttttatcctATGGGTGCATGTATCTCTCAAGAGTGAGCAATGTTTGTAGTTATAATGACACCATCTTCTATCTTGTCAACTCAAGAATTACATGTATTATTTAATCAAGATCTGATGCCTCTCCAACCCAAGGGTAATCATTCATTGTTTAAGGGTAAAAGGTATTTACCTTGTCACTGGGTCTGTTCAGTGAATACAGTGTAATAGAAGCAGCAACCTTGACTTGCGAGTTTCTGTCGTCTAACAGCTTTGTGATAGTCTCTATGAGTTCAGGTTCCAACACTGCTTCCAACGGTGGGCTTGGTGTCTTTGACTTGTCCAGAACAATCCCTAcacaataaaaaagagaaaatatatcaatgaaataaacattattttaaatcattcctAAGATTCTCCTTCCCAATTTGTAGTATGTGTTATTTTGCACAAGTCTAAATGTTGCAACCTTTCTGCATTTATGTAATTgataaaaaactttgaaagaactTAGTTGGCACTTACACCCTGGTACACGCAATTACAAaccttgtttcatttttttagttcaAACTGGTTGGTTGGTTCAAGTGGGTTaatccaaatttttaaaattttaatgacgTTATATGTTTTTTCGCACTTACGAAAAAAAGTGGACTTGGGATTTTAGTTGAACTGGACTTGTATGTTTCCTTTGGCATTTAAAAGTGGTTTTCTAATTGATTTTACAGATTTTGAGGGCTATCAAAACCATCagaacactaaaaaaaatataatattctTAGATTTTTGTACTTGGTAAAGGTGTAGCAGTAGATGCTGGTTATTAACAGCATCCCTGTGAGACAACACATCCAAAATTTCCACACAGGGGTTGGGACAGCTACACATACATGTAAGGTATGCTTACCTAGATGGTGCTTGTCCTTTTTGATCTGTCGCAGTTCAGCGGCCTTACTGCATGCCGACACTGCTGCCAGTCTAACATGGTCATTGATGTCATTCATAGCCTTGATAAGCTCATCTGTCCCACATTTTTGCCAACGACGTTCTAGAAACCACTTGGATCTCCACTCCTccactggaaaagaaaaaaaaacaacatacatgtataaggacaaaagtattaatttttttttttattaaattgtcACTACGGATTTTGCATctctagtgttctgattggttctcagttatcagctcatatttcAGATTTTGATGACACATCCTCTGAAGATCAATGTTGAAGATGTACAattaataacattaaaaaatcagGTTAAATGTAGATCATATGGTTAGATTTAGAGAAACAATTTGCTATTAAAAATGCTCTTTTCTGACCTACATAAAACATGCACACTTCCGCATACTTTTTGGAGAACCCAATCACCTTGATTGTGCATGCATCATCAACCATGCAATTTCTGGAGATCTTAAAATGATACAACCCAGAAACTACATTTGCACACTGCAGGCAACACTCTATATCCTTACTTTGAAACTTAATCTGTAGAATCAAAACTACATGTAATTGTTATATGcttcaacaaatttaaaaacaacttcTGTTTCTTACCAATCTTGACCACATTTGAGTCATCGcgtatctttttcttttccctgtaAGCATTACTCAAGGCTTTTACATCAACATTGGAGTCTTTCATGACAGGCACATAATTATCATCCTAAAGAATATACAAAAATTTGAAGCAGAAtatttgagttttcattgggtTAAATTTATAcccaaacaaaaattaatggcTATATCTTTCAGATTAAAATAACTCcagaagaatgaaaatattataattttaCCCTttctcccacaagtgaccaagacagaatttctccttactatatatcaatacaatatcaaacagacagtgttgagaataaagaaaaataataattaggggattattagttgatccaaaacaaaatcctccaaaactaacatcaaaagaattatatggcagactgagtaaggataattactaaATGATATCTTGGGTGAAAGCAtcgacaaaataaaatattgagaCATTGACTCACTAACATCAACAGGAGAGCAGTTAATAATTTATGTGGCCTGTTTTCTCGGTTTAAAACTTTTCACACCAGTTTGACTTTTCTGTTCCTTTGTGTCAGATTATTAGATAAGATGAACACAAGACAATGGATTACATGTATATAagcaaactgattaaaaaaattctaaacTTAGAAGACATTTGAACCACAACAGTCATATACCTGTACAACTACTGGTAGTTCCTGCCATCGTTGTAACCCTTTCACCAACTTTTTGGGTTTCTGTTGTGatctcacttttttctttccagatgTTCTCTCACTGGAATACCAAACCTTGGATTCCTTGGGATAATTCTCCTGCAATTGCTTCTTGAATTTGAGTTTCTCATTGGTATCAAGCACAATATAACTGGATTCTGAAGGTTTTTTGGAAGGAACAGGTTGTGCACCACCAAGCAATTCCTGCTGAAATATGTTCTCACTTTGGAGTTTCTTGCTCCCTACAGAAGAAGGAAGAGTGAAAGAAGGAGTGTAATGAATTTCTAGGGCTTGCTGTGACTTTTTTGCTTTTGGCTCTTTCTTTGCTGAGGTCTGTGTTCTCTCGTCTGCATCTGGTGCCAGGGAATTGTCTGATGCTACATGTAGCTcgtcttctttttccttgatccTTTTTGCAAAAAAGCTTCTAAGTCTATCCTTGTCATTCCCTGATGACTGTTCATTTATAATCCACTGAGCTGTTGATTTGCTCAAGCAAGCCAGGACAAATTCATCCCATTCATGCTTTGATGGTTGTTTTGATGCTAATTTATCTGTAGACGATAGTGATCCTTTCACATTAGATGTTGCTGAAATGAGCTTTCCTTTATCTGTAACACATGACGCTGGTGTTGTTTTTGATCGTCTCAAGGGTTTAAGTTTCCTGGGTCCCTTCAAGTGGCACAAAGCATGCTTTCTTACAGCACCGCGTGGGTCATGGCGTCCAACAACTCCAACAATGTTTCCTTTAGCATGGCTTAACCCTCCAGTTCTGAATAAAACATTCAACTCATCCTCCCTATAAGGTAATGTATGGGGTGCACGATCATGTAACACATCTTCATTAAAGGCTAGCCCTGAGctaattttcttcaaataggATTTGCTTATGTCCTTGCTACTTTTGTCAGTAACAGGGTGAAACTGAGAAAACACATCTGCAAGTTTTGTTTGAGGCTGTCCCTTAGTTGATACCTTGGGCTGCTGAGGGATTGAGAGCTGTGGTGCTAGTGGAGCTGAAGAGCTATAAGCTAGTCTTGAAGGATATTCTTCAGAAAATGGAGGTGTGCTAATTCTGCTAACATTGAGTCCAGTTTCATCTCTTCCTACATAAGGAATCTGAACCCCTGATGCCACAGCAAAGAATTCTGCTCCATGTGCTTTGGTTGGGGACACACTGCCtgcaactgaaagaaaaaattcttattttaaccctttgattcCTAAGatagactagcatctaatttctccttacaatatcatccctgaatcaaacattaaggacacaagaataaaggaaatgatcaatcAACTTTATGAGACTCTCAATAATGTTAAACAAATAgaaaacagtttggagaataattATGCATACTGTCGTTAGTGTGTTAAGGGTAAATGCACTATGCTCAAAAGCTGTACTGAGCAAAACCTGGTTGTCTAGCATCATTTTATAATAGTATTAGGACTGAGTTATGTCTAATTCAATCTGccattattttaataattagtATAATCAGTTGACCCTCGTGTTTGAGTCAGTGATTTGTTTAACATGAGTATGATTGAAGACAGAATTAAAAAGCACTTAAGGTCTTGTTAACTCTAattcaaaactataacaaattAGAGAAACTATAAATATCCAATATATATATCatgaaaataagttaaaaacaTAGGACTTTATTCCTGATGAAAATAAACCCTACATACACTGGTCTAAATACACTGAAGCAGCAAGTACAATACACAtactaatcaaaactataacaaaatcCTTAAACATGAATGGTTATCACCTGCCCAATTGGAGCACTAA from Pocillopora verrucosa isolate sample1 chromosome 1, ASM3666991v2, whole genome shotgun sequence includes:
- the LOC131781699 gene encoding HEAT repeat-containing protein 4, giving the protein MANVTTPGGFSTPYNTVAGSVSPTKAHGAEFFAVASGVQIPYVGRDETGLNVSRISTPPFSEEYPSRLAYSSSAPLAPQLSIPQQPKVSTKGQPQTKLADVFSQFHPVTDKSSKDISKSYLKKISSGLAFNEDVLHDRAPHTLPYREDELNVLFRTGGLSHAKGNIVGVVGRHDPRGAVRKHALCHLKGPRKLKPLRRSKTTPASCVTDKGKLISATSNVKGSLSSTDKLASKQPSKHEWDEFVLACLSKSTAQWIINEQSSGNDKDRLRSFFAKRIKEKEDELHVASDNSLAPDADERTQTSAKKEPKAKKSQQALEIHYTPSFTLPSSVGSKKLQSENIFQQELLGGAQPVPSKKPSESSYIVLDTNEKLKFKKQLQENYPKESKVWYSSERTSGKKKVRSQQKPKKLVKGLQRWQELPVVVQDDNYVPVMKDSNVDVKALSNAYREKKKIRDDSNVVKIVEEWRSKWFLERRWQKCGTDELIKAMNDINDHVRLAAVSACSKAAELRQIKKDKHHLGIVLDKSKTPSPPLEAVLEPELIETITKLLDDRNSQVKVAASITLYSLNRPSDKAKSILLWAMEHGGPPEKWAATQCLALSGVITDKIIVELVNHLHADNAVRTEKAGTLLAKLSQQSDVVQSLIAELLNSNSWKDRVTACAVIPKLKGGVNKDMTQKLSYLMWNDWNKDVRSAAAQALGRTGNGKLVHDALRERILTGNERVKVDALKKLSNLGIMTARLLPALQECFKSEYVSVRIEAAMAAGKLNITDKGVLSSLLRLASDDNSWKVKAHTIKALGSIGVVDEKLIEVLLWAIRYEKVPAVRAEACNAVAVLGLRDERLLNVLQDRLVVETEEIVKREAIITLESLGVEPTGDLEMVEAIRKEVRRLCRKDAIVAHILHEDHSAEYTSDYKRLFTTDNVEGLPTRVASRATKQGSRAVSRATSDSSRGWDPILAGYQARERMSRAPTPGDLVMRRSFLPLDLNSTSSENSVDMNLETWDELSESSLDEGESGSETDQDEVREEDTDIKNERDFQIEKGIQSVDGGATIASVTSPSKVEFSDDRGVESALPSALQDGNGDQDGDTFFELESNKDDPELLNLADEISEHNVTSSNEYRSEGGIESNTGPVPSRG